A genomic window from Equus caballus isolate H_3958 breed thoroughbred chromosome 5, TB-T2T, whole genome shotgun sequence includes:
- the LOC111773395 gene encoding late cornified envelope protein 2A-like yields the protein MSCQQNQQQCQPPPKCLPKCPTPKCPPKCPPQCPAPCPPPVSSCCDPSSGGCCSSGGGGCCLSHHRPRLFHQRRHQSRDCCEGEPSGGSGCCGGSGGCC from the coding sequence ATGTCCTGCCAGCAGAACCAGCAGCAGTGCCAGCCTCCTCCCAAGTGCCTCCCAAAGTGTCCCACCCCTAAATGTCCCCCCAAGTGCCCACCCCAGTGCCCAGCCCCGTGTCCCCCTCCAGTCTCCTCCTGCTGTGACCCCAGCTCTGGGGGCTGCTGCagctctgggggagggggctgctgcctGAGCCACCACAGGCCCCGTCTCTTCCACCAGCGGCGGCACCAGAGCCGAGACTGCTGTGAGGGTGAGCCCTCGGGGGGCTCCGGCTGCTGCGGAGGCTCTGGGGGCTGCTGCTGA
- the LOC111773396 gene encoding late cornified envelope protein 2A-like, with protein sequence MSCQQNQQQCQPPPKCPPKCPTPKCPPKCPPQCPAPCPPPVSSCCDPSSGGCCSSGGGGCCLSHHRPRLFHRRRHQSPDCCEGGPSGGPGRCGGSGGCC encoded by the coding sequence ATGTCCTGCCAGCAGAACCAGCAGCAGTGCCAGCCTCCTCCCAAGTGCCCACCGAAGTGCCCCACCCCTAAATGTCCCCCTAAGTGCCCACCCCAGTGCCCAGCCCCGTGTCCCCCTCCAGTCTCCTCCTGCTGTGACCCCAGCTCTGGGGGCTGCTGCagctctgggggagggggctgctgcctGAGCCACCACAGGCCCCGTCTCTTCCACCGGCGGCGGCACCAGAGCCCCGACTGCTGTGAGGGTGGGCCCTCGGGGGGCCCTGGCCGCTGTGGCGGCTCTGGGGGCTGCTGCTGA
- the LOC100055814 gene encoding late cornified envelope protein 3D — MSSQQHQQQCQPPPKCPSPKCPPKSPAQCLPPASSGCAPSSEGGCCLSHHGRRRSHRCRRRSSNSCDRGSGQQSGGSGCGQGSGGCC, encoded by the coding sequence ATGTCctcccagcagcaccagcagcagtgCCAGCCCCCTCCCAAGTGCCCCTCGCCCAAGTGCCCCCCAAAGAGCCCCGCACAGTGTTTACCTCCAGCCTCCTCGGGCTGTGCTCCAAGCTCCGAGGGCGGCTGCTGCCTGAGCCACCACGGGCGCCGCAGGTCCCACCGATGCCGGCGCCGGAGCTCCAACTCCTGTGACCGTGGCAGTGGTCAGCAGTCTGGGGGCTCAGGCTGTGGCCAGGGCTCTGGGGGCTGCTGCTGA
- the LOC100055773 gene encoding late cornified envelope protein 3D isoform X1 encodes MNPEQDKRDPALGSSSTASSGTSHSCLLCIRDFCFVQAHSPPAEMSSQQHQQQCQPPPKCPSPKCPPKSPAQCSPPASSGCAPSSEGGCCLSHHGRRRSHRCRRRSSNSCDRGSGQQSGDSSCGQGSGGCC; translated from the exons ATGAACCCAGAACAGGATAAAAGGGATCCTGCCCTGGGCTCTTCATCCACAGCCTCCTCAGGAACGAGCCACTCCTGCCTCCTCTGCATCCG GGACTTCTGCTTtgtccaggctcactcacctcccgCCGAGATGTCctcccagcagcaccagcagcagtgCCAGCCCCCTCCCAAGTGCCCCTCGCCCAAGTGCCCCCCAAAGAGCCCCGCACAGTGTTCACCTCCAGCCTCCTCGGGCTGTGCTCCAAGCTCCGAGGGCGGCTGCTGCCTGAGCCACCATGGGCGCCGCAGGTCCCACCGATGCCGGCGCCGGAGCTCCAACTCCTGTGACCGTGGCAGTGGTCAGCAGTCCGGGGACTCCAGCTGTGGCCAGGGCTCTGGGGGCTGCTGCTGA
- the LOC100055773 gene encoding late cornified envelope protein 3B isoform X2: MSSQQHQQQCQPPPKCPSPKCPPKSPAQCSPPASSGCAPSSEGGCCLSHHGRRRSHRCRRRSSNSCDRGSGQQSGDSSCGQGSGGCC; encoded by the coding sequence ATGTCctcccagcagcaccagcagcagtgCCAGCCCCCTCCCAAGTGCCCCTCGCCCAAGTGCCCCCCAAAGAGCCCCGCACAGTGTTCACCTCCAGCCTCCTCGGGCTGTGCTCCAAGCTCCGAGGGCGGCTGCTGCCTGAGCCACCATGGGCGCCGCAGGTCCCACCGATGCCGGCGCCGGAGCTCCAACTCCTGTGACCGTGGCAGTGGTCAGCAGTCCGGGGACTCCAGCTGTGGCCAGGGCTCTGGGGGCTGCTGCTGA